In Salinibacterium sp. dk2585, a single window of DNA contains:
- a CDS encoding GntR family transcriptional regulator has translation MSDVDNQRSRGRLSGHVYETLKSRLLDGHYPAGSRVSVETVRAEFGVSKQPVMEALRQLAADGIVEILPQIGCVVKSYSPRDVVDFFEVFAAFEGAMAGAAAKRGTPEDVQRLESIIAAATARDHQPGADESSAYRRENRDFHSAIHRAVASPIMSESSRRLWDLSDFLINTAGRPLPLGYVTEERHSEHAEIVAAIRAGDSEEARRVMEAHIRSTPALILGDVLADQGAAR, from the coding sequence ATGAGCGACGTCGACAATCAGCGCAGCAGGGGGAGGCTCTCGGGCCACGTGTATGAGACGCTCAAGTCCCGACTCCTTGACGGCCACTACCCAGCGGGTTCCCGCGTCTCGGTCGAGACCGTGCGGGCCGAGTTCGGCGTGAGCAAGCAGCCCGTCATGGAGGCCCTGCGCCAGTTGGCCGCCGACGGCATCGTCGAGATCCTGCCCCAGATCGGATGCGTCGTGAAGAGCTACTCACCGCGCGATGTCGTCGACTTCTTCGAGGTCTTCGCCGCCTTCGAGGGAGCAATGGCGGGTGCGGCCGCCAAGCGCGGCACCCCGGAGGACGTGCAGCGGCTCGAATCGATCATCGCGGCGGCGACCGCTCGCGACCACCAGCCGGGCGCTGACGAGTCCTCCGCCTACCGCCGGGAGAACCGCGACTTCCACTCCGCGATCCACCGCGCCGTCGCCTCGCCGATCATGTCCGAGTCCAGCCGTCGGCTCTGGGACCTGAGCGACTTCCTGATCAACACGGCGGGTCGCCCGCTCCCGCTCGGCTACGTGACGGAGGAGCGGCACAGTGAGCACGCCGAGATCGTCGCCGCCATCCGCGCCGGCGATTCGGAGGAGGCTCGCCGGGTGATGGAGGCGCACATCCGCTCGACCCCCGCCCTCATCCTCGGCGATGTGCTCGCGGATCAGGGGGCTGCGCGATGA
- the map gene encoding type I methionyl aminopeptidase: MIEILTPAEIAQARTSGALVADILHTIKGRARVGTNLLEVDRWAKEMILAAGAESCYVDYAPSFGRGPFGHYICTAVNDAVLHGMPHDYALADGDLLTLDLAVLTGGIAADAAISFIVGDSRPPESVALIDATERALVAGIAAAGPDARIGDIAHAIGTVLEEAGYPINLQFGGHGIGSTMHQDPHVPNTGRPGRGFKLRPGLMLAIEPWAMIDTDELVTDADGWTLRSKTGCRTAHSEHTIAITDDGVEILTLPR; this comes from the coding sequence ATGATCGAGATCCTCACTCCGGCCGAGATTGCGCAGGCGCGCACGAGCGGCGCACTCGTCGCCGACATCCTGCACACGATCAAGGGCCGCGCGCGCGTGGGCACCAACCTGCTCGAGGTTGACCGCTGGGCGAAGGAGATGATCCTCGCGGCGGGCGCGGAGTCCTGCTATGTCGACTACGCGCCGTCCTTCGGCCGCGGACCCTTTGGCCACTACATCTGCACGGCCGTCAACGACGCGGTGCTGCACGGGATGCCGCACGACTACGCTCTCGCCGACGGCGACCTCCTCACGCTTGACCTTGCCGTGCTCACGGGCGGGATCGCGGCCGACGCGGCCATCAGCTTCATCGTGGGCGACTCGCGCCCGCCCGAGAGCGTTGCCCTGATCGACGCGACGGAGCGGGCCCTGGTGGCCGGCATCGCGGCGGCGGGTCCGGATGCCCGCATCGGCGACATCGCGCACGCGATCGGCACCGTGCTGGAGGAGGCCGGCTACCCGATCAACCTGCAGTTCGGCGGCCACGGCATCGGTTCGACCATGCACCAGGACCCGCATGTGCCCAACACGGGCCGCCCCGGTCGAGGGTTCAAGCTGCGCCCAGGGCTGATGCTCGCGATCGAGCCGTGGGCCATGATCGACACGGACGAGCTGGTGACGGATGCCGACGGCTGGACCCTGCGCAGCAAGACCGGCTGCCGCACGGCCCACAGCGAGCACACGATCGCGATCACCGACGACGGGGTTGAGATCCTCACGCTCCCGCGGTAG
- a CDS encoding MFS transporter, translating into MTTTTQPPATPTAKTSPLKVASASFVGTTVEYFDFFIYGTAAALVFPQIFFPDSTPLMGTLLSFATFGVGFLARPLGGIIFGHFGDRVGRKKMLVISLLGMGLATLLMGLLPGYAQIGIWAPILLTVLRLLQGLMVGGEWGGATLMAVEHAPLGKRGFYGAFPQMGAPAGTFLATLAFLMVSQLPDPEFFSWGWRIPFIASILLVGVGLFIRLSISESPAFAAAREKSEIVKVPLVVAFRKHWREIFMVAGTYLSQGVLAYITMAFLVNYSGGVGIDRTAALMGICFAAIVATVLYPVFGSLSDKYGRKTMYFLGAVLMLIATPIGFLLINTGNPWNFALAVTLIFGIAMAPSAGVTGSLFAMIFTREVRYTGASVGYTISQIAGPAFAPTIAVALLAAGGWQAVVVYLMIVCAISVISVTLIPGGWGRKEAAFRNDANNVLENN; encoded by the coding sequence GTGACAACGACGACACAGCCGCCCGCGACACCGACGGCTAAGACATCACCCCTGAAGGTCGCGAGCGCCAGCTTCGTCGGCACGACGGTCGAGTACTTCGACTTCTTCATCTACGGAACCGCGGCAGCGCTCGTGTTCCCGCAGATCTTCTTCCCGGACTCCACCCCACTCATGGGAACCCTGCTCTCCTTCGCGACCTTCGGCGTGGGCTTCCTCGCCCGCCCCCTCGGCGGCATCATCTTCGGCCACTTCGGAGACCGCGTCGGCCGCAAGAAGATGCTCGTCATCTCCCTGCTCGGCATGGGGCTTGCGACCCTCCTCATGGGGCTGCTCCCCGGCTACGCACAAATCGGCATCTGGGCCCCCATCCTCCTGACCGTCCTCCGCCTCCTGCAGGGACTCATGGTCGGCGGCGAATGGGGCGGTGCAACGCTCATGGCGGTCGAGCACGCACCCCTCGGCAAGCGCGGCTTCTACGGCGCGTTCCCCCAGATGGGCGCACCCGCCGGCACCTTCCTCGCCACCCTCGCCTTCCTCATGGTTTCGCAGCTGCCCGACCCCGAGTTCTTCTCGTGGGGCTGGCGCATCCCCTTCATCGCGAGCATCCTGCTCGTCGGCGTGGGACTCTTCATCCGCCTCTCCATCAGCGAGAGCCCCGCGTTCGCGGCAGCCCGCGAGAAGTCCGAGATCGTCAAGGTTCCACTCGTCGTCGCCTTCCGCAAGCACTGGCGCGAGATCTTCATGGTCGCCGGCACCTACCTGAGCCAGGGCGTGCTCGCCTACATCACGATGGCGTTCCTCGTGAACTACAGCGGCGGGGTCGGCATCGACCGCACCGCCGCGCTCATGGGCATCTGCTTCGCCGCCATCGTCGCGACCGTGCTCTACCCCGTGTTCGGCTCGCTCTCCGACAAGTACGGCCGCAAGACCATGTACTTCCTCGGCGCCGTGCTGATGCTCATCGCGACGCCCATCGGCTTCCTGCTCATCAACACGGGCAACCCGTGGAACTTCGCCCTCGCCGTCACCCTCATCTTCGGCATCGCGATGGCCCCCTCGGCCGGCGTCACGGGCTCGCTGTTCGCGATGATCTTCACGCGCGAGGTGCGGTACACCGGGGCATCCGTCGGCTACACGATCTCCCAGATCGCCGGGCCCGCCTTCGCGCCGACCATCGCCGTCGCCCTCCTCGCGGCTGGCGGATGGCAGGCGGTCGTCGTCTACCTGATGATCGTGTGCGCCATCTCGGTCATCTCCGTCACCCTCATCCCCGGCGGATGGGGACGCAAGGAGGCGGCGTTCCGCAACGACGCCAACAACGTACTCGAGAACAACTGA
- a CDS encoding FAD-dependent monooxygenase, with translation MPENTEFDTDVIVVGTGPAGATTALALAKYGVRTHMVSKWNWLANTPRAHITNQRAMEVLRDLGVEDEAKKYATPWEFMGDTMFTTSLVGEEIARIRTWGTGDQRYGDYLKGSPCGMADIPQTLMEPVLVKNAAANGADVSFNTEYLSHEQDADGVTVRLLNKQSGTEYTQRARYLVGADGAKSKVAQELDLPFEGQLARAGTVYILFTADLRQYVEHRPSILHWIMNPAAGIGEIGMATFRAIRPWDQWILGWGFDITAGEPDLSEEFLLGQIRTLTGIPDLEVEIDREMIWYVNQQHAELYHRGRIFCAGDAVHRHPPSSGLGSNTCMQDAFNLAWKLAFAVNGWAGQGLLDSYSDERVPVGRQIVARANQSRKDYAPIRAAISMPEADDPVAAGVKRLKSATPEGVAARRALYEALELKNTEFNAQGVELNQRYASSAVIPDPTLGEEEWVRDRELYLQATTRPGAKIPHAWLVNERGVRVSTLDVTGGGRMSLVTGLSGTAWAEASARLDVPYLRTVVIGAPEHADLYGDWNAVSEIDEAGALLVRPDGYIAWRQPAGVHDTDEAERQLTAALAAVLGAAEGNGEKQ, from the coding sequence ATGCCAGAGAACACTGAATTCGACACTGACGTGATCGTCGTGGGCACGGGGCCCGCCGGCGCCACCACGGCACTCGCACTGGCGAAGTACGGCGTGCGCACGCACATGGTGTCCAAGTGGAACTGGCTCGCCAACACGCCCCGCGCGCACATCACCAACCAGCGTGCGATGGAGGTGCTTCGCGACCTGGGTGTCGAAGACGAGGCCAAGAAGTATGCGACCCCGTGGGAGTTCATGGGCGACACCATGTTCACGACGAGCCTCGTCGGTGAAGAGATCGCGCGCATCCGCACCTGGGGCACGGGCGACCAGCGCTACGGCGACTACCTCAAGGGCAGCCCCTGCGGCATGGCTGACATCCCGCAGACCCTCATGGAGCCCGTGCTCGTCAAGAACGCCGCCGCCAATGGAGCGGATGTCTCCTTCAACACCGAATACCTCTCGCACGAGCAGGACGCCGACGGCGTCACCGTGCGGCTCCTCAACAAGCAGAGCGGCACCGAGTACACACAGCGCGCCCGCTACCTCGTCGGTGCGGACGGAGCCAAGTCGAAGGTGGCCCAGGAACTCGACCTGCCCTTCGAGGGTCAGCTGGCCCGCGCAGGCACTGTCTACATCCTCTTCACGGCCGACCTCAGGCAGTACGTCGAGCATCGGCCGAGCATCCTGCACTGGATCATGAACCCGGCGGCGGGCATCGGCGAGATCGGCATGGCGACCTTCCGCGCCATCCGGCCCTGGGACCAGTGGATTCTCGGCTGGGGCTTCGACATCACGGCGGGCGAGCCCGACCTGAGCGAGGAGTTCCTGCTCGGGCAGATTCGCACGCTCACCGGCATCCCCGACCTCGAGGTCGAGATCGACCGCGAGATGATCTGGTACGTCAACCAGCAGCACGCCGAGCTCTACCACCGCGGCCGCATCTTCTGCGCGGGCGACGCCGTGCACCGGCACCCGCCGAGCTCGGGCCTCGGCTCCAACACCTGCATGCAGGATGCCTTCAACCTCGCATGGAAACTCGCCTTCGCCGTCAACGGCTGGGCCGGGCAGGGGCTGCTCGACAGCTACTCCGACGAGCGCGTGCCCGTCGGCCGGCAGATCGTCGCGCGCGCCAACCAGTCCCGCAAGGACTACGCGCCCATCCGCGCCGCGATCAGCATGCCTGAGGCAGACGACCCCGTCGCCGCGGGCGTCAAGCGACTCAAGTCGGCCACGCCGGAGGGTGTTGCCGCTCGCAGGGCCCTCTACGAGGCGCTCGAACTCAAGAACACCGAGTTCAACGCGCAGGGTGTCGAGCTCAACCAGCGCTACGCGTCGAGCGCGGTCATCCCCGACCCCACCCTGGGTGAGGAGGAGTGGGTGCGCGACCGGGAACTCTACCTCCAGGCGACCACCCGCCCCGGCGCGAAGATTCCGCATGCCTGGCTCGTGAATGAGCGCGGCGTGCGGGTGTCGACGCTTGACGTGACCGGGGGCGGGCGGATGTCGCTCGTCACGGGACTTTCGGGAACCGCCTGGGCCGAGGCATCTGCTCGCCTCGATGTCCCGTACCTGCGCACCGTCGTGATCGGCGCGCCCGAACACGCCGACCTCTACGGCGACTGGAACGCCGTCAGCGAGATCGATGAGGCCGGGGCGCTGCTCGTGCGGCCCGACGGCTACATCGCCTGGCGCCAGCCGGCAGGCGTGCACGACACCGATGAAGCAGAGCGACAGCTCACCGCGGCACTCGCGGCGGTCCTCGGCGCGGCCGAGGGGAATGGAGAGAAGCAATGA